From Candidatus Zixiibacteriota bacterium, a single genomic window includes:
- a CDS encoding Rieske (2Fe-2S) protein: MITRRGFCRAATATAIGLLLPMAGCATTSVFRTSITDGRVRVPFDRIVPADEAEGSVVVYAEGLPDPILVMRINAEYRAVSARCTHLGCTVRLSGSQLQCPCHGSTYALDGSVIRGPAQAPLTRIPVEVTWHGVDLQLGESPQ, from the coding sequence GTGATCACGCGACGGGGATTCTGCCGGGCGGCGACGGCAACCGCCATCGGACTGCTCCTTCCGATGGCCGGCTGCGCGACAACGTCGGTGTTCCGCACCAGTATAACGGATGGACGCGTGCGGGTCCCCTTTGATCGAATTGTACCGGCGGATGAGGCTGAAGGAAGTGTCGTCGTCTATGCCGAAGGGTTACCGGATCCTATTCTCGTGATGCGCATCAACGCCGAATATCGTGCCGTGTCCGCGCGTTGCACGCATCTGGGATGCACGGTGCGTCTATCGGGCAGCCAGTTGCAATGCCCCTGCCATGGATCCACCTACGCACTCGACGGATCGGTGATCCGGGGGCCGGCGCAGGCACCGTTGACGCGGATTCCAGTCGAGGTGACATGGCACGGTGTCGATTTGCAGCTTGGGGAATCACCGCAATGA
- a CDS encoding vitamin B12-dependent ribonucleotide reductase — MFGPTPVLAENALRVLERRYLIRDDDGRVVETPAEMFWRVAKAIASIDATYGSSDAEVQKTAERFYGAMANCEFTPNSPTMMNAGRPLGQLSACFVLPVGDSMEEIFESIKNAALIHKSGGGTGFAFSRLRPRNSVVASTSGVASGPVSFMKVFNAATEAVKQGGTRRGANMGILRIDHPDIEEFVACKDDLTQVTNFNISVAVTDEFMTAVERGTQYALYDPRTRKPYERDGVVQTLDARKIFATVVEHAWRTGEPGVIFIDRVNQGNPTRGHEEIEATNPCGEQPLPPYDSCNLASINLGKVVKDDLPPHYDRRRPAEGIDWDKLTELVHLGVHFLDNVIDANRYPIPEIERQSHDNRRIGLGVMGWADMLARLGVRYDSETAFDLGDQVMAHIDSEARLCSSDLATKRGKFPNWDKSIYAEEGVSMRNTTVTTVAPTGTISIIAGCSSGIEPYYSVSFVRNVMEGTRLVDVNPLFEKIAKQRGFYSGELMERIANANSIQDFDEIPEDVRDVFRTSADVSADSHIRMQAAFQKHVDSAVSKTINMPQSATREDVQTAYWQAYRLACKGVTIYRDGSRPGQVLSTGATPESARASNQIGAFDTAGVRTFMEDTPETSPVEAMPEPRPEPKAKPRSPQPQQMSNGIHPVDRPDRMLGFTEKIKTGYGNLYVTINMFDGKPFEVFASIGKSGYSTMADTEAICRLISLALRSGISVRQIVKQLQGIGGSQPVFERRGVVSSIPDAIAKVLNDNFGNGTKIKRRPDIAQEHCPDCGGMLEHEEGCVLCRGCGYSQC; from the coding sequence ATGTTTGGACCGACACCGGTTTTGGCCGAAAACGCGTTGCGCGTGCTCGAGCGGCGGTATCTGATCAGGGATGACGATGGACGCGTGGTCGAGACGCCGGCGGAGATGTTTTGGCGCGTGGCAAAAGCTATTGCCTCGATTGATGCCACGTACGGCTCCTCCGATGCCGAGGTCCAGAAGACCGCCGAGCGCTTTTACGGCGCCATGGCCAATTGCGAGTTTACCCCCAATTCCCCGACGATGATGAATGCCGGACGGCCCTTGGGCCAGCTTTCGGCGTGTTTCGTGCTCCCCGTGGGCGACTCGATGGAGGAAATCTTCGAGTCGATCAAGAATGCCGCGCTCATCCACAAATCGGGCGGCGGCACCGGATTTGCATTTTCGCGGCTGCGTCCGCGCAATTCGGTCGTCGCCTCGACCAGCGGCGTCGCCTCCGGTCCGGTGTCGTTCATGAAAGTGTTCAATGCCGCCACCGAGGCGGTCAAGCAGGGGGGGACTCGACGTGGCGCCAACATGGGCATCCTGCGCATCGACCACCCCGACATCGAGGAGTTTGTCGCCTGCAAGGACGATCTGACGCAGGTCACCAATTTCAACATCTCCGTCGCGGTCACCGATGAATTTATGACCGCGGTCGAACGCGGCACGCAGTACGCGCTGTATGATCCGCGCACGCGCAAGCCGTACGAACGCGACGGCGTCGTGCAGACGCTCGATGCGCGCAAGATCTTCGCGACCGTGGTCGAGCATGCGTGGCGCACCGGTGAGCCGGGCGTGATTTTCATCGACCGCGTCAATCAGGGCAATCCGACGCGCGGCCACGAAGAAATCGAAGCGACCAACCCTTGCGGCGAGCAGCCGCTGCCGCCGTATGATTCGTGCAATCTCGCCTCGATCAATCTGGGCAAAGTCGTCAAAGACGATCTGCCGCCGCACTACGACCGCCGCCGTCCCGCCGAGGGCATCGACTGGGATAAGCTCACCGAGCTGGTGCACCTGGGCGTGCACTTCTTGGACAACGTCATCGACGCCAACCGCTACCCGATCCCCGAGATCGAACGGCAGTCGCACGACAACCGCCGCATCGGCCTGGGCGTGATGGGCTGGGCCGACATGCTGGCCAGGCTCGGTGTGCGCTACGATTCGGAGACCGCGTTTGATCTGGGCGATCAGGTCATGGCGCACATCGACTCCGAAGCGCGCCTCTGCTCGTCGGATCTGGCAACCAAACGCGGAAAGTTCCCGAATTGGGACAAGTCGATCTACGCCGAGGAGGGCGTTTCGATGCGCAACACCACGGTGACAACCGTGGCGCCGACCGGGACGATCTCGATCATCGCCGGATGTTCTTCCGGGATCGAGCCGTACTACTCGGTTTCGTTCGTGCGCAATGTCATGGAGGGGACGCGGCTGGTCGATGTCAATCCGCTCTTCGAAAAAATTGCCAAGCAGCGCGGCTTCTATTCCGGCGAGCTGATGGAACGGATCGCCAACGCCAACTCGATTCAGGACTTCGACGAAATCCCCGAGGACGTGCGCGACGTCTTCCGCACCTCGGCCGATGTCAGCGCCGATTCACACATCCGTATGCAGGCCGCCTTCCAGAAACATGTCGACTCCGCCGTCTCCAAGACGATCAACATGCCGCAGAGCGCCACGCGCGAGGATGTCCAGACCGCGTACTGGCAGGCGTACCGTCTGGCATGCAAGGGCGTGACGATCTACCGCGACGGCAGCCGTCCGGGACAGGTGCTCTCCACCGGCGCCACTCCGGAATCGGCGCGCGCCAGCAATCAAATCGGCGCGTTCGACACGGCCGGCGTGCGGACGTTTATGGAAGATACGCCGGAAACCTCGCCGGTCGAAGCCATGCCCGAACCGCGCCCGGAGCCGAAAGCGAAACCCCGATCGCCGCAGCCGCAGCAGATGTCCAACGGCATCCATCCGGTCGACCGGCCAGACCGCATGCTCGGGTTCACCGAGAAGATCAAGACCGGCTACGGCAATCTCTATGTCACGATCAACATGTTCGACGGCAAACCATTCGAGGTGTTCGCCTCCATCGGCAAGTCGGGTTACTCGACGATGGCCGACACCGAGGCGATCTGCCGCCTGATATCATTGGCGCTGCGCTCCGGCATCTCGGTGCGTCAGATCGTCAAGCAACTGCAGGGGATCGGCGGCTCGCAGCCGGTGTTCGAACGGCGCGGCGTGGTCTCATCGATTCCCGATGCGATCGCCAAAGTGCTCAATGACAACTTCGGCAACGGCACCAAGATCAAGCGCCGTCCCGATATCGCCCAGGAGCACTGCCCCGACTGCGGCGGCATGCTCGAGCACGAAGAGGGCTGCGTCCTCTGCCGTGGCTGCGGTTATTCGCAGTGTTAG
- a CDS encoding YceI family protein: MKRLGLAVIASLLLIGASHATEFKVDRVHSNVGFTVTHMTISRVSGSFSDFSGTIVYDPADTAIWAVEVTIQTKSVNTQNENRDGHLRSADFFDVENNPEIKFTFGKMMEGTAEFADAMIDGQKWMAGNVVAKGNDRFDLHGLLSIRGVTKPVILHVEKTGMLEGPGANKRVGFSATTTVKRMDYGVSWSKTLDAGGLVVGDDVKVTLDIQAMYRDPAEQKG, from the coding sequence ATGAAGCGCTTGGGACTTGCCGTAATTGCCTCGCTCCTGCTCATCGGCGCATCGCACGCGACCGAATTCAAGGTCGACCGGGTCCATTCCAATGTCGGTTTCACGGTCACCCACATGACCATCAGCCGGGTCAGCGGTTCCTTCAGCGATTTCTCTGGCACGATCGTTTATGACCCCGCCGATACCGCAATCTGGGCGGTCGAAGTGACCATTCAGACCAAGAGCGTCAATACCCAAAACGAGAATCGCGACGGCCACTTGCGCAGCGCCGACTTCTTCGACGTCGAGAACAACCCCGAAATCAAGTTTACGTTCGGTAAGATGATGGAAGGCACAGCGGAGTTCGCCGATGCGATGATCGACGGCCAGAAGTGGATGGCTGGGAATGTCGTCGCAAAGGGAAACGACCGGTTCGACTTGCACGGGCTGCTGAGCATACGCGGTGTCACCAAGCCGGTGATCCTGCATGTCGAGAAGACTGGCATGCTGGAAGGTCCGGGCGCCAACAAGCGTGTCGGGTTCTCCGCCACGACAACGGTCAAGCGGATGGACTATGGTGTCAGTTGGAGCAAGACACTGGACGCGGGCGGACTGGTGGTCGGCGATGATGTCAAAGTCACGCTCGACATCCAGGCCATGTACCGCGATCCCGCCGAACAGAAGGGCTGA
- a CDS encoding DUF2480 family protein, translated as MPLFDLEQFSDNGLLREESFRRQLDAHDWEQYRGKSVHIRGCGSMPVPTWAYLMTAAKLGTVARKITFGEEQAPLVVFQRHEP; from the coding sequence ATGCCGCTTTTTGACCTTGAGCAGTTCTCCGACAACGGGCTGCTGCGGGAGGAGTCATTCCGCCGGCAACTGGATGCGCATGACTGGGAACAGTACCGCGGCAAGAGCGTTCATATTCGCGGCTGTGGGAGCATGCCGGTGCCGACGTGGGCCTATCTCATGACCGCGGCCAAGCTGGGGACAGTCGCCCGCAAGATCACATTTGGAGAAGAACAGGCGCCGTTGGTGGTATTCCAGCGGCACGAACCATGA
- a CDS encoding iron-sulfur cluster assembly accessory protein: MSDTKQTTAAMNQLPIAGESDTMVGLTDAAAAEVKRLMESQQLGDDFCLRLGVVGGGCSGLTYQVNFDNESGKFDKVFEIKGVRVIVDLKSALYLKGIVIDYVPAIVGGGFKFSNPNASKSCGCGTSFSA; this comes from the coding sequence ATGTCTGATACGAAACAGACCACAGCAGCAATGAACCAACTGCCGATCGCCGGCGAGTCCGACACCATGGTTGGACTGACCGATGCAGCAGCGGCCGAGGTCAAGCGGCTGATGGAATCACAGCAACTCGGCGATGATTTTTGTCTGCGTCTCGGGGTGGTCGGCGGCGGCTGCTCGGGACTGACCTACCAAGTCAACTTCGACAACGAAAGCGGCAAGTTCGACAAAGTCTTCGAAATCAAGGGCGTGCGGGTGATCGTCGATCTCAAAAGCGCGCTGTATCTGAAGGGCATTGTCATCGATTATGTCCCCGCGATCGTCGGCGGCGGATTTAAGTTTTCCAACCCCAACGCCAGCAAATCGTGCGGCTGCGGCACGTCGTTCTCGGCGTAA
- a CDS encoding IscS subfamily cysteine desulfurase produces MPEQAPIYMDHHATTPVDPRVMTAMRPYFSEKFGNAASVTHQYGWEAEEAVETARAQIAKAIGAEPKEIILTSGATESDNLALKGVAEAMRERGDHLVTTAIEHKAILDSAKRLEQQGTKVTYVGVDADGIVDVDAVRRAMTDRTILVSVMHANNEVGTVQPIAAIGRLTRELGIFFHVDAAQTAGKLPINVERDGIDLLSFSAHKTYGPKGIGALYVRRRKPRVRIAPLIDGGGHEQGLRSGTLPVPLIVGFARALEIAAEKTVEENARVAALRDRLLHGIMERLDGVTVNGSMTYRLPGNLNLSFAGVEGEGVLMGVKDVALSSGSACTSAQVEPSYVLRAMGVDGQAAQSSIRFGLGRYNTADEVDTVIDRIVETVTRLRALSPIPQAAGHASTVGT; encoded by the coding sequence ATGCCAGAGCAAGCGCCGATCTACATGGACCATCATGCGACCACCCCGGTCGATCCGCGGGTGATGACCGCAATGCGTCCCTACTTCTCCGAAAAATTCGGCAACGCGGCCTCGGTCACGCACCAGTACGGCTGGGAAGCGGAGGAGGCAGTCGAGACAGCGCGCGCGCAGATTGCCAAGGCCATCGGCGCTGAACCCAAAGAGATCATTTTGACGTCCGGCGCGACCGAATCGGACAACCTGGCGCTCAAGGGTGTGGCCGAGGCGATGCGCGAGCGCGGCGATCATCTCGTCACGACCGCGATCGAACACAAGGCCATCCTCGACAGTGCCAAGCGACTGGAACAACAGGGGACGAAAGTCACTTACGTCGGCGTCGATGCCGATGGCATCGTCGACGTCGATGCCGTTCGCCGCGCGATGACCGATCGCACGATCCTTGTCTCGGTTATGCACGCCAACAACGAGGTCGGGACGGTCCAGCCGATTGCCGCGATCGGGCGGCTTACGCGCGAGCTCGGGATCTTTTTTCACGTCGATGCGGCGCAAACCGCGGGGAAGCTGCCGATCAATGTCGAGCGCGATGGCATCGATCTGCTCTCGTTCTCGGCGCACAAGACCTATGGGCCCAAAGGCATCGGTGCGCTGTATGTCCGACGGCGCAAGCCGCGCGTGCGGATTGCGCCCCTGATCGACGGCGGCGGCCACGAGCAGGGACTGCGCTCGGGAACTTTGCCGGTGCCGTTGATCGTTGGCTTCGCCCGGGCGCTGGAGATTGCTGCCGAAAAAACCGTCGAAGAGAATGCCCGCGTCGCCGCGCTGCGTGACCGTCTCCTGCACGGCATCATGGAGCGTCTCGACGGGGTCACGGTGAACGGCTCGATGACATACCGTCTGCCGGGTAATCTGAATTTGTCCTTCGCCGGTGTCGAAGGCGAAGGTGTGTTGATGGGGGTCAAAGATGTCGCCCTCTCGTCAGGTTCGGCGTGTACATCCGCCCAGGTCGAGCCATCCTATGTGTTGCGCGCAATGGGCGTCGATGGGCAGGCGGCACAATCTTCGATTCGTTTCGGCCTGGGACGTTATAATACCGCTGATGAAGTCGATACCGTGATTGACCGAATTGTCGAGACGGTCACACGGCTGCGTGCGCTCTCGCCGATTCCGCAAGCGGCCGGACACGCCTCGACGGTCGGAACATGA
- a CDS encoding CBS domain-containing protein — MPTIAAILARKQPVHSIQSDATAYDAARMMVEHNVGALPVLEKNRLVGVFSERDLMRRVIAPGHKPAEVKVADVMTTDLVTAFIHDDDATCLKKMTDKGCRHLPVVDKGQLVGFLSARDVMKAQVEGMKLEIQTLTDYIYYTPPTGLRE, encoded by the coding sequence ATGCCCACCATTGCCGCCATTTTGGCCCGCAAGCAGCCGGTTCATTCGATCCAATCCGATGCCACCGCCTACGATGCCGCCAGGATGATGGTTGAGCACAATGTCGGAGCATTGCCCGTGCTCGAGAAAAATCGCCTGGTCGGTGTCTTCTCCGAACGCGACCTGATGCGCCGCGTGATTGCCCCGGGGCACAAGCCCGCTGAGGTCAAAGTCGCCGACGTCATGACCACTGACTTGGTGACCGCGTTTATCCACGACGACGATGCCACCTGCCTCAAGAAGATGACCGACAAAGGGTGTCGACACCTGCCGGTGGTGGATAAGGGGCAATTGGTCGGGTTTCTCTCCGCGCGCGATGTGATGAAGGCGCAGGTGGAGGGGATGAAACTGGAGATTCAGACGCTCACCGACTACATCTATTACACCCCGCCGACCGGGCTTCGCGAGTAA
- a CDS encoding outer membrane beta-barrel protein — MRRMITSMLVGLLVTLLPGLAWGTGLGLGARYSFVHNRDTDDNANMLGAMARLRGTFLGLEGAVDYRNEDLGNNVELKTWPISASLMLYPIPAIYGLAGVGWYNSTIDFPAGSLYEDDTDTELGYHFGAGLEMPLAPTLKLTGDFRYLFVDYEFDDIPSTIGKVDANSLAITAGLIVYLR; from the coding sequence ATGCGCAGGATGATCACATCCATGCTGGTCGGACTTCTCGTCACACTTTTGCCGGGCCTGGCATGGGGGACAGGGCTCGGTCTGGGCGCGCGATACAGTTTCGTGCACAATCGCGACACCGACGACAACGCGAACATGCTCGGCGCCATGGCACGTCTCCGCGGGACCTTCCTCGGATTGGAGGGCGCCGTGGACTACCGCAACGAAGACCTCGGCAACAATGTCGAGCTGAAGACATGGCCGATCTCCGCCAGTCTGATGCTCTACCCGATTCCGGCGATCTATGGATTGGCCGGAGTCGGCTGGTACAATTCGACAATCGATTTCCCCGCCGGCTCGTTGTATGAGGACGACACCGATACCGAGCTGGGCTACCACTTTGGCGCGGGGCTGGAGATGCCGTTGGCCCCGACGTTGAAACTGACCGGCGATTTCCGTTACCTCTTTGTCGACTATGAATTCGACGACATCCCGTCCACCATTGGAAAAGTCGACGCCAACTCGCTGGCCATAACCGCCGGTCTGATCGTCTACCTCCGGTAG
- a CDS encoding DUF4382 domain-containing protein has protein sequence MNRHISEFSSRAIVTAAVIGVLALAGCNGTDRGVGGQSDQGKVILMMHDAPVDNFTEVWLTVESVTMIGTQHDDDGTEASGEVVLSEAVRMDFLALDSVSRILASAQVDAGLYSKIRLRVSDPEFVRDDDSVYTDDDIQLVANGHVDLNPQGTIVVGSNALTVVSLDLDLDNSVQVNETGNERYILRPQILLDGNLESSEHVTLHGCTVVSVDLYSGQILVMCPNAETTLAVTTNSQTALFGAGGLTVGLNAINVGASVEVVGELNTQSGLITAAEVHLGLH, from the coding sequence ATGAACAGGCACATTTCAGAATTCAGCTCGCGGGCGATCGTGACGGCGGCGGTGATCGGCGTGTTGGCGCTCGCCGGATGCAACGGCACCGACCGCGGGGTCGGCGGCCAGTCGGATCAGGGGAAAGTCATCCTGATGATGCACGATGCCCCCGTCGACAACTTCACCGAAGTCTGGCTGACGGTCGAATCGGTGACCATGATCGGGACACAGCATGACGACGATGGGACGGAGGCATCCGGTGAAGTCGTGCTCTCCGAAGCGGTCCGCATGGACTTTCTCGCGCTCGACTCGGTCTCGCGCATCCTGGCATCGGCGCAGGTCGATGCGGGCTTGTACTCGAAGATTCGTCTGCGGGTCTCCGATCCGGAGTTTGTGCGCGATGACGACAGCGTGTACACCGATGATGATATCCAGTTGGTCGCCAACGGGCACGTCGATCTCAATCCGCAGGGCACGATTGTCGTCGGCAGCAATGCACTGACCGTCGTGAGTCTCGATCTGGACTTGGACAATTCGGTCCAGGTCAATGAGACCGGCAACGAACGCTACATCCTGCGTCCGCAGATCCTGCTGGATGGGAATCTCGAAAGCTCCGAACACGTGACGCTCCACGGATGCACCGTCGTCTCGGTGGACCTGTACAGCGGCCAGATATTGGTCATGTGCCCGAATGCGGAGACGACCTTGGCGGTCACCACCAATTCGCAGACCGCCCTGTTCGGTGCGGGTGGATTGACCGTCGGGTTGAACGCGATCAATGTCGGTGCCAGCGTTGAAGTCGTCGGCGAACTGAACACCCAATCGGGTCTGATTACCGCAGCGGAGGTTCATCTCGGGCTGCATTGA
- a CDS encoding type VI secretion system-associated FHA domain protein, whose translation MDQSEIQRLQEENAKLRRQLELSRTAYDYLVRLAHHFSGDEVAFESPDQIRAFCERIKRAVESLVDGIKTLMAGRKQMQRQWSLYASQPQQGTAFVRVAELRGDLGRSLLDWQNPALDDQNTRQLQNSVNELKHHQLALMAGYERCVREGALAVLRELDPDIIEGRDAPAAGGPESHGSLKQLLPWRTAGLFRTFRRRYADLIAEDAQWYQSRFLPLFRQGYKEYMWAAVESELSGEGRRT comes from the coding sequence ATGGACCAATCCGAGATTCAGCGGCTTCAAGAGGAAAACGCCAAGCTGCGCCGGCAGTTGGAACTGAGCCGGACGGCGTACGACTATCTGGTCCGATTGGCGCACCATTTCTCCGGCGATGAGGTGGCCTTTGAGTCGCCCGATCAGATCCGGGCGTTCTGCGAACGGATCAAACGAGCGGTCGAGTCCTTAGTCGACGGCATCAAGACGCTCATGGCCGGGCGCAAGCAGATGCAGCGCCAGTGGTCGTTGTATGCGTCGCAGCCACAGCAGGGCACGGCCTTTGTGCGCGTGGCAGAGCTCCGCGGCGATCTGGGGCGGTCGCTGTTGGACTGGCAGAACCCGGCTCTCGATGATCAGAACACGCGCCAACTGCAGAACTCCGTCAACGAGCTGAAACATCATCAATTGGCGCTGATGGCCGGATACGAGCGCTGTGTGCGCGAGGGGGCCTTGGCCGTACTGCGGGAGCTTGACCCCGACATTATAGAGGGACGCGACGCGCCGGCCGCTGGAGGGCCGGAATCCCATGGGTCGTTGAAACAACTCCTGCCTTGGCGGACGGCCGGTTTGTTCCGAACATTCCGTCGGCGTTACGCCGACTTGATTGCCGAAGACGCGCAGTGGTATCAATCGCGGTTTTTGCCGTTGTTTCGGCAGGGGTACAAGGAGTACATGTGGGCGGCGGTGGAGTCGGAATTATCCGGGGAGGGTCGACGGACATGA
- the tssJ gene encoding type VI secretion system lipoprotein TssJ, with the protein MIGLAEVGLVSVALVIGSGCGWIFGKQQKPMRVEVVFVGSDSLNFDGTKFQPVQVKAYILTREHRFLAADVRAFFNPEFDPGFMSEFEKDMLGSATAIVAPGEKSLPMLIEIPYAKLHDVKPMIGVIANFAQPPRGEHRERMIKGIPKKSKQIACFSLGTDWVEAGKCQ; encoded by the coding sequence ATGATCGGCCTGGCCGAAGTGGGGCTTGTTTCAGTTGCCTTGGTGATCGGTTCAGGGTGCGGCTGGATCTTCGGCAAGCAGCAAAAGCCGATGCGTGTCGAAGTCGTCTTTGTCGGCAGCGATTCGCTCAACTTCGACGGCACGAAGTTTCAGCCGGTGCAGGTCAAGGCCTACATTCTGACTCGAGAGCACCGGTTCCTGGCCGCCGATGTGCGTGCATTCTTCAACCCGGAATTCGATCCGGGCTTCATGAGCGAGTTCGAGAAGGACATGCTGGGTTCGGCCACCGCGATTGTCGCGCCGGGGGAAAAGTCGTTGCCGATGCTCATCGAGATTCCGTATGCCAAGCTGCACGATGTCAAGCCGATGATCGGCGTGATCGCCAACTTTGCACAGCCGCCGCGGGGTGAGCATCGTGAGCGCATGATCAAAGGCATTCCGAAGAAAAGCAAACAGATCGCCTGCTTTTCACTCGGAACCGACTGGGTGGAAGCGGGCAAGTGCCAATAG
- the tssK gene encoding type VI secretion system baseplate subunit TssK — translation MPPYHQILWSEGLFLTQHHFQQFDSYIAGERAFLLRALVPFAWGLSHLAIDETAVENRTLTVGEVEGIWPDGTAVRAPSVDDLPGGRPFESLFAPTARVLPVYLGLPRLRPGTAGVQMESEKTHAPTRYARAFAHVPDAVTGEHEREIPYLKKKLVLLFGGEDLEGYDVLKIAEVERSPEGKTRLRPSYVPPLVSVHSSKYLTTELRGLLETASAKSESLAEQVRQRTPTLTEFSTSDFPNFLKLHTVNAYIPLLSQWHTHPRAHPLGLFQLLAAFAGHLCGFKVGEHPRNLPAYDHDNLEGSFAPLVVKLRELLEAVVEARFVRIPLAQRDTSRFDGPIEDVSLFERSEFYLGVGADLSESKIASEFPRHAKVISPDKMERLIGGNLPGANLIFVQLPPASVPRKAGMVYFRIDPRGDRWDYIKKARQIAIYAPPDEFPDWTVECLAVER, via the coding sequence ATGCCGCCCTACCATCAAATCCTCTGGAGTGAGGGGCTTTTCCTCACCCAGCACCATTTCCAACAGTTTGATTCGTACATTGCCGGCGAGCGCGCGTTTTTGCTGCGCGCGCTGGTGCCGTTTGCGTGGGGACTTTCGCATCTGGCAATTGATGAGACCGCTGTGGAGAATCGGACGCTGACGGTCGGAGAGGTCGAAGGCATTTGGCCCGACGGGACCGCGGTCCGCGCGCCCTCAGTCGACGATTTGCCGGGAGGACGACCTTTCGAGTCGCTCTTTGCACCAACCGCACGGGTGTTGCCGGTCTATCTGGGCTTGCCGCGACTGCGGCCCGGCACCGCGGGTGTGCAGATGGAGTCGGAGAAAACCCACGCGCCGACACGGTATGCGCGGGCCTTTGCACATGTTCCCGATGCGGTCACCGGCGAGCACGAGCGCGAGATTCCATATCTGAAAAAGAAGCTGGTGCTGCTCTTCGGCGGCGAGGATTTGGAAGGATACGATGTGTTGAAAATCGCCGAGGTGGAACGCAGCCCCGAGGGCAAAACACGACTGCGTCCATCCTATGTTCCGCCGCTCGTCTCGGTCCATTCGTCAAAGTATCTCACGACGGAACTGCGGGGCCTCTTGGAGACGGCATCGGCCAAATCCGAATCGCTGGCCGAGCAAGTCCGTCAGCGCACGCCGACGCTGACCGAATTCTCCACGTCCGACTTTCCGAACTTCTTAAAGTTGCACACCGTCAATGCCTATATTCCATTGCTGTCGCAGTGGCACACGCATCCACGCGCGCATCCGCTCGGCCTGTTTCAGTTGCTGGCGGCGTTCGCCGGGCACTTGTGCGGATTCAAAGTCGGTGAGCATCCACGCAATCTGCCCGCATATGATCACGACAACCTTGAAGGATCGTTCGCGCCCCTGGTTGTCAAGCTGCGCGAATTGCTGGAAGCGGTTGTTGAAGCGCGTTTTGTACGAATTCCGCTGGCGCAGCGCGACACGTCACGATTCGACGGACCCATCGAAGACGTATCGCTCTTTGAGCGCTCCGAATTCTATCTGGGCGTCGGCGCGGATTTGTCGGAAAGCAAGATTGCCTCGGAGTTTCCGCGTCACGCCAAGGTCATCTCCCCCGACAAAATGGAACGGCTCATCGGCGGAAATCTGCCGGGCGCCAATCTGATCTTCGTGCAACTGCCGCCGGCATCGGTGCCGCGCAAGGCGGGGATGGTGTACTTCCGCATCGATCCGCGCGGCGATCGCTGGGACTACATCAAGAAGGCGCGCCAGATCGCGATCTATGCCCCACCCGATGAATTCCCCGACTGGACTGTCGAATGTCTCGCGGTCGAGCGCTGA
- the icmH gene encoding type IVB secretion system protein IcmH/DotU, whose product MSTTAPGVLQRACRRAFSLVLNLQDGGDFGDADALRRRVTEMLASMESDAKQAGVLAEDVLSARFALTAFIDETINRSDWPGKSTWANRPLSLEHFNTNRAGEEFFERLAAIRQRPEAQTDLLEVYHCCLALGFEGRYALADPTHLQQLVESTMRELERIRGTSAVLAPHGDPPAQSVAQLGGEVPLWVYSGALAALAFIVFVILRVLSTSQAQETADRLIRLLQ is encoded by the coding sequence ATGAGCACGACCGCACCGGGGGTCCTTCAACGCGCGTGCCGTCGCGCGTTTTCGCTGGTGCTCAACCTTCAGGACGGCGGCGATTTCGGCGACGCGGATGCACTTCGACGGCGTGTCACCGAAATGCTGGCATCGATGGAGAGCGACGCCAAGCAGGCCGGCGTCCTGGCAGAGGATGTTCTCTCGGCACGATTCGCGCTGACCGCATTTATCGACGAGACGATCAACCGTTCCGATTGGCCGGGCAAATCGACCTGGGCGAATCGTCCGCTTTCGCTGGAACACTTCAATACCAACCGCGCCGGCGAAGAATTTTTCGAACGGCTCGCGGCGATTCGTCAGCGCCCCGAGGCGCAAACCGATCTGCTGGAAGTCTATCACTGTTGTCTGGCGCTGGGATTCGAGGGACGATACGCACTGGCCGATCCGACTCACTTGCAGCAATTGGTCGAATCGACCATGCGCGAGTTGGAACGCATTCGCGGCACATCGGCCGTACTGGCCCCGCATGGCGATCCACCCGCGCAAAGCGTCGCACAACTGGGCGGCGAAGTGCCGTTGTGGGTTTACTCGGGCGCGCTGGCCGCGTTGGCTTTCATCGTGTTCGTAATCCTGCGGGTCTTGTCGACGTCGCAGGCGCAGGAGACCGCCGACCGGCTGATTCGCCTGTTGCAATAA